One Solanum lycopersicum chromosome 2, SLM_r2.1 genomic region harbors:
- the LOC138342189 gene encoding uncharacterized protein codes for MLTFILTLTSPLTITVNVDIDVHVDVDVYDDVYVDVYVDVDDRIHVDSHVDVHVHIYVDEHVYIYAHVDVDIHTYVYVQADVDVYVHINVQVHVDVNIHNDVDINVSIHVDFDVDADVHVDVFDYVNIDVEDNSHVHTDLHVEVHVHVDVHVYVHIDVLIHVYIDVHADVDTLTFSIHVDVDVVNYVNIDVHIDVDVHIDIDVDLHIDIDAEVNVNVDDHADIDVYVDADVNVQVDVNIYVHVHIGVHLNIDVDVHIDIDVSIHIVVHNHLDIDVEFHVDNHANVDVYVHIDVDVHVDVDVYVNVHVEVEVDVDIHASADVDVYIYVSVHVDIDANIHVDVYI; via the exons ATGTTGACGTTCATATTGACATTGACGTCGCCGTTGACGATCACG GTTaatgttgatattgatgttcatgttgacgttgacgtttatgatgatgtttatgttgatgtttacgTTGACGTTGACGATCGCATTCATGTTGAT AGTCACGTTGATGTTCACgttcacatttatgttgacGAACACGTTTACATTTACGCTCATGTTGACGTTGACATTCACACTTACGTTTACGTTCAAGCTGATGTTGACGTTTACGTTCACATTAATGTTCAAGTTCACGTTGACGTTAACATTCACAATGATGTAGACATTAACGTTAGCATTCACGTTGACTTTGACGTTGACGCTGACGTTCACGTTGACGTTTTCGATTATGTTAACATTGATGTCGAAGATAACAGTCACGTTCATACTGACTTACACGTTGAAGTTCATGTTCACGTTGATGTTCATGTAtacgttcacattgacgttcTCATTCACGTTTATATTGATGTTCACGCtgatgttgac ACGTTAACGTTTAGTATTCACGTTGACGTTGACGTTGTCAATTACGTTAACATTGACGTTCATATTGACGTTGACGTTcatattgacattgatgttgaccttcacattgacattgacgcTGAGGTTAACGTTAATGTTGACGATCACGCTGACATTGATGTTTACGTTGACGCTGACGTTAACGTTCAAGTTGATGTTAACATATACGTTCATGTTCACATTGGCGTTCACTTAAACATTgacgttgacgttcacattgacattgatgtgTCTATTCACATTG TCGTTCACAATCACCTTGACATTGACGTTGAGTTTCACGTTGACAATCACGCTAATGTTGATGTCtacgttcacattgacgttgatgttcacGTTGACGTAGACGTGTACGTCAACGTTCATGTTGAAGTTGAAGTTGACGTTGACATTCACGCTAGTGCCGATGTTGACGTTTACATTTACGTTAGcgttcatgttgacattgacgCTAACATTCACGTTGATGTTTACATTTAA
- the LOC104645749 gene encoding uncharacterized protein, with translation MRMFLFFFLVPNNPAMVTRNSSLIIQHSSLSQYMLPPKYEPTSDIPKFPFFMDEENASGVLRTEVIIISRKIQGTGFVVLPLKNFHWGLIHLWNNVEMHDGDGDGDKPKLELEEMHYDKPNLVPAIDACSSSLD, from the exons ATGCGcatgttccttttttttttcttg GTTCCTAACAACCCTGCTATGGTCACACGAAACTCCTCGTTGATAATTCAACATTCATCACTAAGTCAATATATGTTGCCACCGAAATACGAACCTACAAGTGATATACCAAAG TTCCCCTTTTTCATGGATGAAGAAAACGCTTCTGGCGTACTAAGGACAGAAGTCATCATCATTTCAAGGAAAATACAAGGGACTGGGTTTGTTGTCCTACCGCTAAAGAATTTCCACTGGGGGCTGATTCATCTATGGAACA ATGTAGAGATGCATGACGGAGATGGAGATGGTGATAAGCCCAAGTTAGAGCTTGAAGAGATGCATTATGATAAGCCCAATCTTGTGCCAGCCATTGATGCTTGTAGTTCTAGTCTTGACTAA